In Mustela nigripes isolate SB6536 chromosome 2, MUSNIG.SB6536, whole genome shotgun sequence, a single window of DNA contains:
- the DUS3L gene encoding tRNA-dihydrouridine(47) synthase [NAD(P)(+)]-like produces the protein MAEGAAETPADSGGGGSGSGAGTPEPGVAPIKSQYLTTKEQFHEFLEANGQEKPSRGVEAGDPGGNDPAEPEAKRIRLEDGEAGEAAERGDKPKVQKRVRGQNKGRPHMKPTHYDKNRLCPSLVQESAAKCFFGDRCRFLHDVGRYLETKPSDLGPRCVLFETFGRCPYGVTCRFAGAHLGPKGQNLVQEERVQAPPVRNGLDKALQQQLRKRKVRFERAEQALRQLSKGHLPGPSPEAAVPNVSGAEGAPGQDSGDTQQALLEPAADAPVSGSGRTCGPLTDEDIVRLRPCEKRKLDLSGKLYLAPLTTCGNLPFRRICKRFGADVTCGEMAVCTNLLQGQTSEWALLRRHPCEDVFGVQLEGAFPDTMTKCAELLNRTVDVDFVDINVGCPIDLVYKKGGGCALMNRTAKFQQIVRGMNQVLDVPLTVKIRTGVQERVNLAHRLLPELWDWGAALVTLHGRSREQRYTKLADWGYIAQCVTAASPMPLFGNGDILSYEDANRAMQTGVAGVMIARGALLKPWLFTEIKEQRHWDISSSERLTILQDFTQYGLEHWGSDTQGVEKTRRFLLEWLSFLCRYVPVGLLERLPQRINERPPYYLGRDYLETLMASQKAADWIRISEMLLGPVPPNFVFLPKHKANAYK, from the exons ATGGCGGAGGGAGCGGCGGAGACCCCAGCAGACAGTGGTGGCGGCGGCAGCGGTTCGGGAGCCGGCACACCGGAACCGGGGGTGGCACCCATTAAATCTCA GTATCTCACCACCAAGGAGCAGTTCCACGAATTCCTGGAAGCCAACGGGCAGGAGAAGCCCAGCCGGGGAGTCGAGGCAGGAGACCCCGGTGGCAACGACCCGGCCGAACCTGAGGCCAAGCGCATCCGACTGGAGgatggggaggcgggggaggcggCCGAACGCGGGGACAAGCCGAAGGTTCAGAAGAGAGTCCGGGGCCAGAACAAGGGCCGGCCCCACATGAAGCCCACCCACTACGACAAGAAtaggctctgcccctccctggtcCAG GAATCAGCAGCAAAGTGTTTCTTTGGCGACCGCTGCCGCTTCCTGCATGACGTGGGCCGCTACCTGGAGACCAAGCCTTCAGACCTGGGCCCCCGCTGTGTGCTTTTTGAGACCTTCGGCAGGTGTCCCTATGGCGTGACCTGCCGCTTTGCCGGGGCCCATCTGGGACCCAAAGGCCAGAACCTCGTGCAGGAAGAGCGGGTCCAGGCCCCGCCGGTCCGCAATGGCCTGGACAAGGCCCTGCAGCAGCAGCTGCGGAAGCGCAAGGTCCGCTTTGAGCGCGCGGAGCAGGCCCTCCGCCAGCTGAGCAAGGGCCACCTGCCAGGCCCCTCCCCGGAGGCCGCGGTCCCCAACGTCTCGGGGGCCGAAGGTGCCCCTGGACAGGACAGCGGTGACACCCAGCAGGCCCTCCTGGAGCCAGCTGCTGATGCCCCAGTCAGTGGCTCGGGGCGGACCTGTGGACCCCTGACAGATGAGGATATAGTCCGGCTGCGGCCTTGTGAGAAGAGGAAG CTGGACCTCAGCGGCAAGCTGTACCTGGCCCCCCTCACCACG TGCGGGAACCTGCCCTTCCGGCGGATCTGCAAACGCTTCGGGGCTGACGTGACGTGCGGGGAGATGGCCGTGTGCACCAACCTGCTGCAGGGCCAGACGTCTGAGTGGGCCCTGCTCAGACGCCACCCCTGTGAGGATGTCTTCGGCGTGCAG CTTGAGGGCGCCTTCCCTGACACCATGACCAAGTGCGCCGAGCTGCTCAACCGCACCGTGGACGTGGACTTCGTGGACATCAACGTTGGGTGCCCCATCGACCTCGTGTACAAGAAG GGCGGGGGCTGTGCCCTCATGAACCGCACGGCCAAGTTCCAGCAGATCGTCCGCGGCATGAACCAG GTGCTGGACGTGCCGCTGACCGTGAAGATCCGCACCGGCGTCCAGGAGCGCGTGAACCTGGCCCACCGCTTGCTCCCTGAGCTGTGGGACTGGGGCGCGGCCCTGGTCACG CTCCACGGCCGCTCCCGGGAGCAGCGCTACACCAAGCTGGCCGACTGGGGGTACATCGCGCAGTGTGTGACGGCAGCCAGCCCCATGCCGCTGTTCG GAAACGGGGACATTTTGTCGTACGAGGATGCCAACCGCGCCATGCAGACTGGCGTCGCAGGGGTGATGATCGCTCG GGGTGCCCTGCTGAAGCCGTGGCTGTTCACGGAGATCAAGGAACAGCGGCACTGGGATATCTCGTCGTCCGAGCGCCTGACCATCCTGCAGGACTTCACGCAATACGGCCTGGAGCACTGGGGCTCGGACACGCAGGGCGTGGAGAAGACGCGCCGTTTCCTCCTCGAGTGGCTGTCCTTCCTGTGCCG GTACGTGCCCGTGGGCCTCCTGGAGCGGCTCCCACAGAGGATCAACGAGCGGCCACCCTACTACCTGGGCCGCGACTACCTGGAGACGCTCATGGCCAGCCAGAAGGCGGCCGACTGGATCCGGATCAG TGAGATGCTGCTGGGACCCGTGCCGCCCAACTTCGTCTTTCTGCCAAAGCATAAGGCCAACGCGTACAAGTAG
- the PRR22 gene encoding proline-rich protein 22, whose translation MQHPKPFYAPSAPQEGFSPRGLDGTEGSGSQPAPACTEPLPAVGSSNLYQPPNPEKEVFPGPPAGFQMAPCGCFFDPRIYRIEWATTDFGQSSLYKLTAVGGGGPPGGPAGGPASPGTYLLEPQHYLKAPVPAPPPPPYPHYQPLPGGPQYLMPYFPPEGPGPEALGFVGDGGPPAYMELTPPPPPAPPPPPVPKENKLPPLVITFPTEAVLPPGAYGHLKGRLSQFHGPSEPLASHSKEQPGGGAGPALLYLPGPGEPKVAEAEAAPLGAGEARTPEAARAFVLPEKVLLEDAMKLFDCLPGNAEPDGSPRKAPGPALPDSGGGGDDSSSDIRSLHLPDELLSFDYSVPEILDTVSNVDYFFNFKALDEEPPPRPGPPVANTAAPAARPELPGKRKAGASSARKGRQGGKGKQAAGPASVAPSGPRQDLGAAPH comes from the exons ATGCAGCACCCCAAACCCTTCTATGCGCCTTCAGCTCCCCAAGAAGGCTTCAGCCCCCGGGGCCTGGATGGCACCGAGGGGTCAGGCAGCCAGCCTGCTCCCGCCTGCACGGAGCCGCTTCCTGCTGTGG GCTCCTCCAACCTCTATCAGCCCCCAAACCCGGAGAAAGAGGTGTTTCCAGGCCCTCCGGCAG GTTTCCAGATGGCACCCTGCGGGTGCTTCTTTGACCCCCGCATCTACCGAATCGAGTGGGCCACCACCGACTTCGGCCAGTCGTCCCTGTACAAGCTGACGGCAGTGGGTGGTGGGGGACCCCCTGGGGGTCCGGCTGGGGGTCCCGCCTCTCCAGGCACCTACCTCCTAGAGCCCCAGCACTACCTCAAGGCCCCCGTGCCGGCCCCACCGCCCCCACCATACCCACACTACCAGCCGCTGCCTGGGGGCCCCCAGTACCTCATGCCCTACTTCCCCCCCGAGGGGCCTGGGCCAGAGGCTCTGGGCTTTGTGGGTGACGGGGGGCCCCCCGCCTACATGGAACTGACCCCGCCgccacccccggccccgcccccaccccctgtgCCCAAGGAGAACAAGCTGCCTCCCCTGGTCATCACGTTCCCCACCGAGGCCGTGTTGCCCCCTGGCGCCTATGGCCACCTCAAGGGCCGCCTCAGTCAGTTCCACGGGCCCAGCGAGCCGCTGGCCTCCCACTCCAAGGAGCAGCCGGGTGGTGGCGCTGGGCCGGCCCTACTGTACCTGCCCGGCCCCGGGGAGCCCAAGGTGGCGGAGGCGGAGGCCGCCCCCCTGGGGGCAGGCGAGGCCAGGACCCCCGAGGCAGCCAGGGCCTTCGTGCTGCCCGAGAAGGTGCTTCTGGAAGACGCCATGAAGCTCTTCGACTGCTTGCCGGGCAACGCTGAGCCTGATGGGTCCCCACGCAAGGCCCCCGGGCCAGCCCTGCCGGACAGCGGGGGCGGCGGGGACGACTCATCCAGCGACATCCGCTCGCTGCACCTGCCGGACGAACTGCTGTCCTTTGACTACAGTGTGCCCGAGATCCTGGACACCGTGTCTAATGTGGACTACTTCTTCAACTTCAAGGCCTTGGATGAGGAGCCACCACCCCGCCCGGGGCCCCCCGTCGCCAACACCGCGGCCCCCGCGGCACGACCCGAGCTGCCTGGCAAGAGGAAGGCCGGCGCCTCGTCCGCCAGAAAGGGCAGGCAGGGGGGCAAGGGCAAGCAGGCTGCGGGCCCGGCCAGCGTCGCCCCGTCGGGGCCCAGGCAGGACCTGGGAGCCGCCCCCCATTAA